The Amycolatopsis sp. 195334CR genome window below encodes:
- a CDS encoding 2-oxoacid:acceptor oxidoreductase subunit alpha, whose amino-acid sequence MSTSANGNGADALTALSPSRQTEISKLDRVVIRFAGDSGDGMQLTGDRFTSEAAAFGNDLSTMPNFPAEIRAPQGTIPGVSSFQVHFADYDILTPGDRPDVLVAMNPAALKANLADVPHGGTVIVNTDEFSGRNMTKVGFDGNPLEDETLAPFQVHKVAMSTLTRGALEETGLSKKDAERAKNMFALGLLSWMYHRPTEGTERFLREKFAKKPDIAEANILAFRAGWNYGETTESFATTFEVAPAKLARGTYRQITGNTALAYGLVAAGQRSGLPILLGTYPITPASDVLHELSKHKNFGILTFQAEDEIAGIGAALGASYGGALGVTSTSGPGVALKSETIGLGVMTELPLVVIDVQRGGPSTGLPTKTEQADLLQALYGRNGESPVPVVAPQTPADCFDAAIEATRIALKYRTPVLLLSDGAIANGSEPWLIPDVDSLPDLRVEFAKEPNATDGSGEFWPYVRDPETLARAWAIPGTAGLQHRIGGLEKADGTGHISYDPDNHDKMVRLRQAKVDGIDVPDLVVDDPSGGKARVLALGWGSSYGPIGAACRRVRKAGLPIAQAHLRHLNPLPANLGDILNSYDTVVLPEMNLGQLAMVLRAKYLVDVHSYTKVAGLPFKAEELQGVFTDIIKGVEGK is encoded by the coding sequence ATGAGCACGAGTGCGAACGGCAACGGCGCAGACGCACTGACCGCGCTGTCGCCGTCCAGGCAGACCGAGATCAGCAAGCTGGACCGCGTGGTCATCCGCTTCGCCGGTGACTCCGGCGACGGTATGCAGCTGACCGGGGACAGGTTCACCTCGGAGGCGGCCGCCTTCGGCAACGACCTGTCCACCATGCCGAACTTCCCGGCCGAGATCCGCGCGCCGCAGGGCACCATCCCCGGCGTCTCCAGCTTCCAGGTGCACTTCGCCGACTACGACATCCTGACCCCGGGAGACCGGCCGGACGTGCTGGTGGCGATGAACCCCGCCGCACTCAAGGCGAACCTCGCCGACGTCCCACATGGCGGGACGGTGATCGTCAACACCGACGAGTTCTCCGGTCGCAACATGACCAAGGTCGGCTTCGACGGCAACCCGCTCGAGGACGAGACGCTGGCGCCGTTCCAGGTGCACAAGGTGGCCATGTCCACGCTCACCCGCGGGGCGCTGGAGGAGACCGGGCTGTCGAAGAAGGACGCCGAGCGGGCGAAGAACATGTTCGCGCTCGGGCTGCTGTCCTGGATGTACCACCGGCCCACCGAGGGCACCGAGCGCTTCCTGCGCGAGAAGTTCGCCAAGAAGCCGGACATCGCCGAGGCGAACATCCTCGCCTTCCGCGCCGGCTGGAACTACGGCGAGACCACCGAGTCCTTCGCCACCACCTTCGAGGTCGCCCCGGCCAAGCTGGCGCGCGGCACCTACCGCCAGATCACCGGCAACACCGCGCTGGCCTACGGGCTGGTCGCCGCCGGGCAGCGGTCCGGGCTGCCGATCCTGCTCGGCACCTACCCGATCACCCCGGCTTCGGACGTGCTGCACGAGCTGTCCAAGCACAAGAACTTCGGCATCCTGACCTTCCAGGCGGAGGACGAGATCGCCGGCATCGGCGCCGCGCTCGGCGCCTCCTACGGCGGCGCGCTCGGCGTCACCTCCACCTCCGGTCCCGGGGTCGCGCTGAAGTCGGAGACCATCGGCCTCGGCGTGATGACCGAGCTGCCGCTGGTGGTCATCGACGTGCAGCGCGGTGGCCCGTCCACCGGCCTGCCGACCAAGACCGAGCAGGCGGACCTGCTGCAGGCGCTCTACGGCCGCAACGGCGAGAGCCCGGTGCCGGTGGTCGCGCCGCAGACCCCGGCCGACTGCTTCGACGCCGCCATCGAGGCCACCCGGATCGCGCTGAAGTACCGCACGCCGGTGCTGCTGCTCTCCGACGGCGCGATCGCCAACGGCAGCGAGCCGTGGCTGATCCCGGACGTGGACAGCCTGCCCGACCTCCGGGTCGAGTTCGCCAAGGAACCCAACGCCACCGACGGATCCGGTGAGTTCTGGCCGTACGTCAGAGATCCCGAGACGCTCGCGCGCGCGTGGGCCATTCCCGGCACGGCCGGGCTGCAGCACCGCATCGGCGGGCTGGAGAAGGCCGACGGCACCGGGCACATCTCCTACGACCCGGACAACCACGACAAGATGGTGCGGCTGCGCCAGGCCAAGGTCGACGGCATCGACGTGCCGGACCTGGTGGTCGACGACCCGAGCGGCGGCAAGGCCAGGGTGCTCGCGCTCGGCTGGGGTTCGTCCTACGGCCCGATCGGTGCCGCCTGCCGCCGGGTGCGCAAGGCGGGCCTGCCGATCGCGCAGGCGCACCTGCGGCACCTGAACCCGTTGCCAGCCAACCTCGGCGACATCCTGAACTCCTACGACACCGTGGTGCTGCCGGAGATGAACCTGGGCCAGCTGGCCATGGTGCTCCGCGCCAAGTACCTCGTCGACGTGCACTCCTACACCAAGGTCGCCGGGCTGC
- a CDS encoding enoyl-CoA hydratase produces the protein MIRSEKRGKVAVLTIDAPDTRNALTLDLSARLAAEVAAAEADEGVHAVVVTGTPPGFCAGADLSALGEAKEEGLRAIYEGFLSVARCTLPTIAAVGGAAVGAGLNLALAADVRLAGPRAKFVARFLELGLHPGGGMTWMLQRAVGSQRATAMTLFGEVLDAAAAEAARLTMRTVDGNHDQLLEAAVELAGPAAEAPRELVIATKKSMRATAVEPSHEAAVNIEIAPQLESLESPEFARRLGALRARISRDIGPGAIK, from the coding sequence ATGATCCGCAGCGAGAAGCGCGGCAAGGTCGCCGTGCTCACCATCGACGCCCCGGACACCCGCAACGCCCTCACCCTGGACCTTTCCGCTCGGCTGGCCGCCGAAGTCGCCGCCGCGGAGGCCGACGAGGGCGTGCACGCCGTGGTGGTCACCGGCACCCCGCCCGGTTTCTGCGCCGGGGCCGACCTCTCCGCGCTGGGCGAGGCGAAGGAAGAAGGACTGCGGGCGATCTACGAGGGCTTCCTCTCGGTGGCCAGGTGCACCTTGCCGACCATCGCCGCGGTCGGCGGGGCCGCCGTCGGCGCCGGGCTCAACCTGGCGCTGGCCGCCGACGTCCGGCTGGCCGGTCCGCGCGCGAAGTTCGTCGCCCGGTTCCTCGAACTCGGACTGCACCCGGGTGGCGGCATGACCTGGATGCTCCAGCGCGCGGTCGGGAGCCAGCGCGCGACCGCGATGACGTTGTTCGGCGAAGTGCTCGACGCGGCCGCCGCCGAGGCCGCCCGTCTCACCATGCGGACGGTCGATGGGAACCACGACCAACTTCTCGAAGCCGCTGTGGAACTCGCCGGCCCGGCCGCCGAGGCACCCCGCGAACTCGTCATCGCGACCAAGAAATCGATGCGCGCGACCGCCGTCGAGCCGTCCCACGAAGCCGCGGTCAACATCGAGATAGCGCCCCAACTGGAGTCTTTGGAGTCGCCGGAGTTCGCCAGGCGGCTCGGTGCGCTCCGCGCACGCATTAGCCGCGATATAGGTCCCGGCGCTATCAAGTAG
- a CDS encoding Lrp/AsnC family transcriptional regulator, with protein MNTIDQRIVSCLVTNARSSYAEIGKVVGLSAPAVKRRVDRLLETGVLKGFTAVVNPEALGWGTEAFVEVHCQGNIAPARIRARLEPLPEVVAAYTVTGAADAIVHLRAGDIHQLETALERLRGLEIVDRTVSTVVLSRLLERPPNPSA; from the coding sequence ATGAACACCATCGACCAGCGGATCGTTTCGTGTCTGGTGACCAACGCGCGATCCAGCTACGCCGAGATCGGCAAGGTGGTCGGGCTGTCCGCGCCCGCGGTCAAGCGCCGCGTCGACCGGCTGCTGGAGACCGGGGTGCTCAAGGGGTTCACCGCGGTGGTCAACCCGGAGGCGCTGGGCTGGGGCACCGAGGCCTTCGTCGAGGTGCACTGCCAGGGCAACATCGCGCCCGCCCGCATCCGCGCCCGCCTCGAACCGCTGCCGGAGGTGGTCGCCGCCTACACCGTCACCGGTGCCGCCGACGCCATCGTGCACCTGCGCGCCGGGGACATCCACCAGCTGGAAACCGCGCTCGAACGCCTGCGCGGACTGGAGATCGTCGACCGGACCGTGTCCACCGTGGTGTTGTCGAGGCTGCTGGAGCGCCCGCCGAACCCGAGCGCATGA
- the ddaH gene encoding dimethylargininase, with protein MTVVDQAVRDAVRVPTTRRYLMCEPRYFAVEYSINPWMDPSKPASAERAVEQWRELRDTYRRLGHTVEEITPQPGLPDMVFSANSGTVIDGRVLGSRFRAPQRTAEAEHFRRWFVEHGYRDLTMPSKINEAEGDFAWTGRLLLAGTGFRTDPEAHGEAQEALGVPVVSLRLIDPKFYHLDTALFVLAEATDSTPAQVAYYPAAFSAGSLRVLRRLFPDAVEATAADAECFGLNAVSDGRNVVLPVEATALGARLAERGYEPVYVDISELRKAGGGPKCCTMEIRK; from the coding sequence ATGACGGTTGTCGATCAGGCTGTGCGGGACGCGGTGCGCGTTCCGACCACGCGCCGGTACCTCATGTGCGAGCCGCGGTACTTCGCGGTCGAGTACTCGATCAACCCCTGGATGGACCCGAGCAAACCGGCGAGCGCCGAGCGCGCCGTCGAGCAGTGGCGCGAGCTGCGGGACACCTACCGCCGCCTCGGCCACACCGTGGAGGAGATCACCCCGCAGCCGGGCCTGCCGGACATGGTCTTCTCGGCGAACTCCGGCACGGTGATCGACGGCCGCGTGCTCGGCTCGCGGTTCCGCGCGCCGCAGCGGACCGCCGAGGCCGAGCACTTCCGCCGCTGGTTCGTCGAGCACGGCTACCGCGACCTGACCATGCCGTCCAAGATCAACGAGGCGGAGGGCGACTTCGCCTGGACCGGCCGCCTGCTGCTGGCGGGCACCGGCTTCCGCACCGATCCCGAGGCACACGGCGAGGCGCAGGAGGCGCTGGGCGTGCCGGTGGTCTCGCTGCGGTTGATCGACCCGAAGTTCTACCACCTGGACACCGCGCTCTTCGTGCTCGCGGAGGCCACCGACAGCACCCCGGCGCAGGTCGCCTACTACCCGGCGGCCTTCTCGGCGGGCTCCCTGCGCGTGCTGCGCCGGCTCTTCCCGGACGCCGTCGAAGCCACCGCCGCCGACGCCGAGTGCTTCGGCCTCAACGCGGTCTCCGACGGCCGGAACGTGGTGCTGCCGGTCGAGGCCACCGCGCTGGGCGCCCGCCTCGCCGAGCGCGGCTACGAACCGGTGTACGTCGACATCTCGGAACTGCGCAAGGCGGGCGGCGGCCCCAAGTGCTGCACGATGGAGATCCGCAAGTAG